The following are from one region of the Streptomyces decoyicus genome:
- a CDS encoding RNA polymerase sigma factor has translation MPESSERGGPGRTVPEAPADPLSTYGTDSGSAASVPDLSAASAAITLEVAPVQTQTLADAPAAAEPAAEPLPDPDAEPAPEPLSVPQQAEPPAVEMVIEEIVPERVPRPETGSPSSDLFRQYLREIGRIPLLTAAEEVELARRVEAGLFAEEKLTNTPDLSSQLAFDLDKLVVLGRMAKRRLIEANLRLVVSVAKRYVGRGLTMLDLVQEGNLGLIRAVEKFDYARGYKFSTYATWWIRQAMSRALADQARTIRVPVHVVELINRVVRVQRRMLQERGCEPTPEEVAAHLDLTEERVSEVLRLAQEPVSLHAPVGEEEDVALGDLIEDGDAASPVESAAFLLLREHLDAVLSTLGERERKVVQLRYGLADGRPRTLEEIGRIFGVTRERIRQIESKTLNKLRDHAFADQLRGYLD, from the coding sequence GTGCCTGAGTCCTCGGAGCGGGGCGGGCCCGGTCGCACCGTGCCGGAAGCCCCCGCGGACCCGCTCTCGACGTACGGGACGGACAGCGGCTCGGCCGCATCCGTGCCCGACCTTTCTGCCGCCTCAGCAGCGATCACCCTGGAGGTCGCCCCCGTGCAGACCCAGACCCTCGCCGACGCGCCGGCCGCCGCAGAACCGGCCGCGGAACCGCTCCCGGACCCGGACGCAGAGCCGGCCCCCGAGCCGCTCTCCGTGCCGCAGCAGGCCGAGCCACCCGCCGTGGAGATGGTCATCGAGGAGATCGTCCCGGAGCGGGTGCCGCGCCCCGAGACGGGCAGCCCCTCCTCCGACCTCTTCCGCCAGTACCTCCGCGAGATCGGCCGGATTCCGCTGCTCACCGCAGCCGAGGAAGTCGAGCTCGCCCGCCGCGTCGAGGCCGGTCTCTTCGCCGAGGAGAAGCTCACCAACACCCCCGACCTCTCCTCCCAACTCGCCTTCGACCTCGACAAGTTGGTGGTGCTCGGCCGGATGGCCAAGCGCCGCCTGATCGAGGCCAACCTGCGCCTGGTGGTCTCCGTCGCCAAGCGCTATGTCGGCCGCGGGCTGACCATGCTCGACCTCGTCCAGGAGGGGAACCTCGGACTGATCCGCGCGGTCGAGAAGTTCGACTACGCCCGCGGCTACAAGTTCTCCACCTATGCCACCTGGTGGATCCGCCAGGCGATGTCCCGCGCGCTGGCCGACCAGGCCCGGACCATCCGCGTCCCGGTCCATGTCGTCGAGCTGATCAACCGCGTGGTGCGGGTCCAGCGCCGGATGCTCCAGGAACGCGGCTGCGAACCGACCCCCGAGGAGGTCGCCGCCCACCTCGACCTGACCGAGGAACGCGTCAGCGAGGTGCTGCGGCTGGCCCAGGAGCCGGTCTCGCTGCACGCCCCCGTCGGCGAGGAGGAGGACGTCGCCCTCGGCGACCTCATCGAGGACGGCGACGCCGCCTCACCCGTCGAATCCGCCGCGTTCCTGCTGCTCCGCGAGCACCTCGACGCGGTCCTCTCGACCCTCGGCGAACGCGAACGCAAGGTCGTCCAGCTCCGCTACGGCCTCGCCGACGGACGCCCCCGCACCCTGGAGGAGATCGGCCGGATCTTCGGCGTCACCCGCGAGCGGATACGGCAGATCGAGTCCAAGACCCTCAACAAACTCCGCGACCACGCCTTCGCCGACCAGCTCCGCGGCTACCTCGACTGA
- the dnaG gene encoding DNA primase: MAGRINDDDVKAVRDAVPIDAVVSEYLQLRNAGGGNLKGLCPFHDEKSPSFHVSPAKGLYHCFGCQEGGDTVDFIMKLDHLSFAETIERLASQAGITLRYEEGGYTPGRQQGERTRLVEAHKAAAQFYVEQLDGPEAEIARKFLAERGFDQAAAQHFGVGYSPAGWDHLTRFLRGRGFSDQELVLSGLSQEGRRGPIDRFRGRLMWPIRDIAGEVVGFGARKLRDDDNGPKYLNTPETPLYRKSQVLYGIDLAKKEIAKTNRAVVVEGYTDVMACHLAGVTTAIATCGTSFGEGHIKILRRLLMDNAGSEVVFTFDGDAAGQKAALRAFEDDQKFAAETSIAITPGGMDPCDLRLAKGDAAVADLVEARTPLFEFALRHVVSRHNLDTTVGRAAALDEAAPIVANIKNSSIQHESAVQLAGMLGILDTQFVVRRVSQLARWARERGRDGGPDQGRQQHRGRPPAAEQARPAPGPRGPALNLRSPAHRVERELLKLALQRPDLVSPAFDAYGADEFTAPPYAVVRQCIEDAGGTAAGAHDSAYVPRVREAAPDDTVRAMVTELAVEPLHTRRDPDEAYAGVQLVAVRLAAVNHRVTEIRGTLQRLGPRADPEHLAAVQNELWVLQQYGQSLRERGYAAL; the protein is encoded by the coding sequence GTGGCAGGCAGGATCAACGATGACGATGTGAAGGCGGTGCGGGACGCGGTCCCGATCGACGCCGTCGTGTCCGAGTACCTCCAGCTCCGCAACGCCGGCGGTGGCAACCTCAAGGGCCTGTGCCCTTTCCATGACGAGAAGTCCCCGTCCTTCCACGTCAGCCCGGCCAAGGGCCTGTACCACTGCTTCGGCTGCCAGGAGGGCGGCGACACCGTCGACTTCATCATGAAGCTCGACCACCTCTCCTTCGCCGAGACCATCGAGCGGCTCGCCTCCCAGGCCGGTATCACCCTGCGCTACGAGGAGGGCGGCTACACCCCCGGCCGCCAGCAGGGCGAGCGCACCCGCCTGGTGGAGGCCCACAAGGCCGCGGCGCAGTTCTACGTCGAGCAGCTGGACGGCCCCGAGGCCGAGATCGCCCGCAAGTTCCTCGCCGAGCGCGGCTTCGACCAGGCCGCCGCCCAGCATTTCGGCGTCGGCTACAGCCCGGCCGGCTGGGACCACCTCACCCGCTTTCTGCGCGGCCGCGGCTTCAGCGATCAGGAGCTGGTCCTCTCCGGCCTCTCCCAGGAGGGCCGCCGCGGCCCCATCGACCGCTTCCGCGGCCGCCTGATGTGGCCGATCCGCGATATCGCCGGCGAGGTCGTCGGCTTCGGCGCCCGCAAGCTCCGCGACGACGACAACGGCCCCAAGTACCTCAACACCCCCGAGACCCCGCTCTACCGCAAGTCCCAGGTCCTCTACGGCATCGACCTCGCCAAGAAGGAGATCGCCAAGACCAACCGCGCGGTCGTCGTCGAGGGCTACACGGACGTCATGGCCTGCCATCTCGCCGGGGTCACCACCGCCATCGCCACCTGCGGTACGTCCTTCGGCGAGGGCCACATCAAGATCCTCCGCCGGCTGCTGATGGACAACGCCGGCTCCGAGGTCGTCTTCACCTTCGACGGCGACGCCGCAGGCCAGAAGGCGGCGCTGCGCGCTTTCGAGGACGACCAGAAGTTCGCCGCCGAGACCTCCATCGCCATCACCCCCGGCGGTATGGACCCCTGCGATCTGCGGCTCGCCAAGGGCGATGCGGCCGTCGCCGATCTCGTCGAGGCCCGCACCCCGCTCTTCGAGTTCGCGCTGCGCCATGTCGTCTCCCGGCACAACCTCGACACCACCGTCGGCCGCGCCGCCGCCCTCGACGAAGCCGCCCCCATCGTCGCGAACATCAAGAACAGCTCCATCCAGCATGAATCCGCCGTCCAGCTCGCCGGCATGCTCGGCATCCTGGACACCCAGTTCGTCGTCCGCCGGGTCAGCCAGCTCGCCCGCTGGGCCCGCGAACGCGGCCGCGACGGCGGCCCCGACCAGGGCCGCCAGCAGCACCGCGGCCGGCCCCCGGCCGCCGAGCAGGCCCGCCCCGCGCCCGGCCCGCGCGGCCCGGCGCTCAACCTCCGCAGCCCCGCCCACCGCGTCGAGCGCGAGCTCCTCAAGCTCGCGTTGCAGCGCCCCGACCTGGTCTCCCCGGCCTTCGACGCCTACGGGGCCGACGAGTTCACCGCCCCGCCCTACGCCGTGGTCCGCCAGTGCATCGAGGACGCGGGCGGCACCGCGGCCGGCGCCCACGACAGTGCGTACGTCCCCCGGGTGCGGGAGGCGGCCCCCGACGACACGGTCCGCGCCATGGTCACCGAACTCGCCGTCGAACCCCTGCACACCCGCCGCGACCCCGACGAGGCCTATGCCGGCGTCCAGTTGGTCGCCGTCCGCCTCGCCGCCGTCAACCACCGCGTCACCGAAATCCGCGGCACCCTCCAGCGCCTCGGCCCCCGCGCCGACCCCGAACACCTCGCCGCCGTACAGAACGAACTCTGGGTCCTCCAGCAGTACGGACAGTCCCTGCGCGAACGCGGCTACGCGGCCCTGTAG
- a CDS encoding pyridoxal-phosphate dependent enzyme, translating to MTQNPTGPAGSTGPTGPADADVPADAPAVVTLDDVRDAARRLTGVAHRTPVLRSRTLDALVGAEVHLKCENFQRAGAFKFRGAYNAVSRLTPEQLARGVAAYSSGNHAQAVALAARELGSHAVIVMPDDAPKSKTDATAGYGAEIVRYDRYTGDRAALARQLAEERGLTLIPPYEHPHIIAGQGTAALELIEETGPLDALLTPVGGGGLMAGSATAATALVPGIRMIGVEPAAGDDTLRSLAAGHPVTIPVPRTIADGQAIETPGELTFSVNRRLLDSVVLVSDDEIRVAMKLAFERLKIVTEPSGASALAALLTGRIDLPPVPGRPGRDPHPPRIGVIISGGNVGLERFLELLG from the coding sequence ATGACGCAGAACCCCACCGGGCCCGCTGGGTCCACCGGTCCGACCGGCCCGGCCGACGCCGATGTCCCGGCAGACGCCCCGGCCGTCGTCACGCTCGACGACGTCCGGGACGCCGCCCGGCGGCTGACGGGCGTGGCACACCGCACGCCCGTGCTGCGCTCCCGCACCCTCGACGCACTGGTCGGCGCCGAAGTCCACCTCAAGTGCGAGAACTTCCAGCGGGCCGGCGCCTTCAAGTTCCGCGGCGCCTACAACGCCGTCTCCCGGCTGACCCCGGAACAGCTCGCCCGCGGGGTCGCCGCGTACTCCTCCGGCAACCACGCCCAGGCCGTCGCCCTGGCGGCCCGCGAGCTGGGCAGCCACGCCGTCATCGTGATGCCCGATGACGCCCCGAAGTCCAAGACGGACGCCACCGCCGGATACGGCGCCGAGATCGTCCGCTACGACCGCTACACCGGCGACCGCGCCGCCCTCGCCCGGCAGCTCGCCGAGGAGCGCGGCCTCACCCTGATCCCGCCCTACGAGCATCCGCACATCATCGCCGGACAGGGCACCGCGGCCCTGGAACTGATCGAGGAGACCGGCCCGCTCGACGCGCTGCTGACACCGGTCGGCGGCGGCGGGCTGATGGCCGGCTCGGCCACCGCCGCCACCGCGCTGGTCCCCGGCATCCGCATGATCGGCGTGGAGCCGGCGGCCGGCGACGACACCCTGCGCTCACTGGCCGCCGGCCACCCCGTCACCATCCCCGTCCCGCGCACCATCGCCGACGGCCAGGCGATCGAAACCCCCGGCGAGCTGACCTTCTCCGTCAACCGCCGCCTCCTCGACTCCGTCGTCCTGGTCAGCGACGACGAGATCCGCGTGGCCATGAAGCTGGCCTTCGAACGCCTCAAGATCGTCACCGAGCCCAGCGGCGCCAGCGCCCTCGCCGCCCTGCTCACCGGCCGCATCGACCTTCCCCCGGTGCCCGGACGGCCTGGGCGCGACCCCCACCCGCCCCGCATCGGCGTGATCATCTCGGGCGGCAACGTGGGGCTGGAGCGCTTCCTGGAACTACTGGGGTGA
- a CDS encoding NAD(P)/FAD-dependent oxidoreductase, translating to MVDAHQTFVIVGGGLAGAKAAETLRAEGFTGRVILICDERDHPYERPPLSKGFLLGKEERDSVFVHEPAWYAQAQIELHLGQPAVRLDPEAKTVRLGDGTLIAYDKLLLATGAEPRRLDIPGTGLAGVHHLRRLAHAERLRGVLASLGRDNGHLVIAGAGWIGLEVAAAARSYGAEVTVVEAAPTPLHGILGPELGGLFTDLHREHGVRFHFGARFTEIVGQDGMVLAVRTDDGEEHPAHDVLAAIGAAPRTALAEQAGLDLADPEAGGGVAVDAALRTSDPYIYAAGDVAAADHPLLDTRLRVEHWANALNGGPAAARAMLGQDISYDRVPYFFSDQYDVGMEYSGYAPPGSYAQVVCRGDVAKREFIAFWLGADGRLLAGMNVNVWDVAETIQQLIRGGVRLEPGELADPEVPLASLLP from the coding sequence GTGGTCGACGCACACCAGACGTTCGTCATCGTCGGGGGTGGCCTGGCCGGCGCAAAGGCCGCGGAGACTCTCCGCGCGGAAGGGTTCACCGGCCGGGTGATCCTCATCTGTGACGAGCGCGACCACCCGTACGAGCGCCCCCCGCTCTCCAAGGGGTTCCTGCTCGGCAAGGAAGAGCGCGACAGCGTTTTCGTCCATGAACCCGCCTGGTACGCCCAGGCACAGATCGAACTGCACCTGGGCCAGCCCGCCGTCCGCCTCGACCCCGAGGCGAAGACCGTCCGCCTCGGCGACGGCACCCTGATCGCCTACGACAAGCTGCTGCTGGCCACCGGCGCCGAGCCGCGCCGCCTGGACATCCCCGGCACCGGCCTGGCCGGCGTGCACCACCTGCGCCGCCTCGCCCACGCCGAACGGCTGCGCGGCGTCCTGGCCTCCCTCGGGCGGGACAACGGGCATCTGGTGATCGCCGGCGCCGGCTGGATCGGTCTGGAGGTCGCCGCCGCGGCCCGCTCCTACGGCGCCGAGGTCACCGTCGTCGAGGCCGCCCCGACACCCCTGCACGGCATCCTGGGACCCGAACTCGGCGGCCTGTTCACCGATCTGCACCGCGAACACGGCGTGCGCTTCCACTTCGGCGCCCGCTTCACCGAGATCGTCGGACAGGACGGCATGGTTCTCGCCGTGCGCACCGACGACGGCGAGGAGCACCCCGCCCACGACGTGCTCGCCGCGATCGGTGCCGCCCCCCGCACCGCACTCGCCGAACAGGCCGGACTCGACCTCGCCGACCCGGAGGCCGGCGGCGGTGTGGCCGTCGACGCGGCGCTGCGCACCTCCGACCCGTACATCTACGCCGCCGGCGACGTGGCCGCCGCCGACCACCCCCTCCTGGACACCCGGCTGCGCGTCGAACACTGGGCCAATGCCCTCAACGGCGGCCCGGCCGCCGCGCGCGCCATGCTCGGCCAGGACATCAGCTACGACCGCGTCCCGTACTTCTTCTCCGACCAGTACGACGTCGGCATGGAGTACTCCGGCTACGCCCCGCCCGGCTCCTACGCACAGGTGGTCTGCCGCGGCGACGTCGCCAAGCGGGAGTTCATCGCGTTCTGGCTCGGCGCGGACGGCCGGCTGCTCGCGGGGATGAACGTCAACGTCTGGGACGTCGCCGAGACCATCCAGCAACTCATCCGCGGCGGGGTGCGGTTGGAGCCCGGCGAGCTGGCCGATCCGGAGGTTCCACTGGCCTCGCTGCTCCCGTAG
- a CDS encoding deoxyguanosinetriphosphate triphosphohydrolase translates to MTGTSPTIPGYTTADTERWVPEPDKRPGRTAFQRDRARVLHSAALRRLAGKTQVVTPGAHTPAWDASPRTRLTHSLECAQVGRELGAALGCDPDLVETACLAHDLGHPPFGHNGEQTLNEVAAPCGGFEGNAQSLRLLARLEPKRFVPAPDGSTVSVGLNLSRAALDAATKYPWPRGAHPADPGSPKFGVYEDDLPVFDWFRQDTPDGAQSFEAQVMDWSDDVAYSVHDVEDGLHAGHLDPNLLLADAERAEIFAVAGARYAPGAEEGELTAALDRLLEQEWWPHGYDGSALAQARLKDATSQLIGRFCLAAEAATRARWGSGRLTRYGAELVVPAETRLECAVLKAVADRYVMQRPDQEALRADQRVVIAELGEALLARAPDGLDPQFRSLFDAAPDDTARMRAVIDQIAALTDISARSLHARLTRKPGHIKANGR, encoded by the coding sequence ATGACGGGCACATCACCGACCATCCCCGGCTACACCACGGCCGACACCGAACGCTGGGTACCCGAGCCCGACAAACGGCCCGGACGCACCGCCTTCCAGCGCGACCGCGCCCGGGTGCTGCACTCCGCCGCGCTGCGCAGGCTGGCCGGCAAGACCCAGGTCGTCACCCCGGGCGCGCACACCCCCGCCTGGGACGCCAGCCCGCGCACCCGGCTGACCCACTCCCTGGAGTGCGCCCAGGTCGGCCGGGAGCTCGGCGCCGCCCTCGGCTGTGACCCGGACCTGGTCGAGACCGCCTGTCTGGCGCACGATCTCGGCCACCCGCCCTTCGGGCACAACGGCGAGCAGACGCTCAACGAAGTCGCCGCGCCCTGCGGCGGCTTCGAGGGCAACGCCCAGTCGCTGCGGCTGCTGGCCCGTCTGGAGCCCAAGCGGTTCGTGCCCGCGCCGGACGGCTCGACCGTCAGTGTCGGCCTGAACCTCAGCCGCGCCGCCCTCGACGCGGCCACCAAGTACCCCTGGCCGCGCGGCGCCCACCCCGCCGACCCCGGGTCCCCGAAATTCGGTGTCTACGAGGACGACCTGCCGGTCTTCGACTGGTTCCGGCAGGACACGCCCGACGGGGCGCAGAGCTTCGAGGCGCAGGTCATGGACTGGTCCGACGATGTGGCGTACTCGGTGCACGACGTCGAGGACGGGCTGCACGCCGGACACCTCGACCCCAACCTCCTGCTCGCCGACGCAGAGCGCGCCGAGATCTTCGCGGTCGCCGGTGCGCGCTATGCGCCGGGCGCCGAGGAGGGGGAACTCACCGCGGCGCTGGACCGCCTGCTGGAACAGGAGTGGTGGCCGCACGGCTACGACGGCTCCGCGCTCGCCCAGGCCCGCCTGAAGGACGCCACCAGCCAGCTGATCGGCCGCTTCTGTCTCGCCGCCGAGGCCGCGACCCGGGCCCGGTGGGGGAGCGGGCGGCTCACGCGCTACGGGGCGGAGCTGGTGGTTCCGGCCGAAACGCGGCTGGAATGCGCCGTTTTGAAAGCCGTCGCCGACCGGTACGTCATGCAGCGCCCCGACCAGGAAGCGCTCCGTGCCGACCAGCGTGTGGTCATCGCCGAGCTGGGCGAGGCGCTGCTCGCCCGCGCCCCCGACGGCCTTGATCCGCAGTTCCGTTCACTGTTCGACGCGGCCCCCGACGACACCGCCCGGATGCGTGCCGTCATCGACCAGATCGCGGCCCTGACCGACATCTCGGCGCGCTCTCTGCACGCCCGTCTCACCCGAAAGCCTGGTCACATCAAGGCCAACGGAAGGTGA
- a CDS encoding sirohydrochlorin chelatase, translating into MTAPLPHPTSASSAPLGKEDLAAEISAQLSTQLRRVRLRGFHHPAPPAPTLVAVAHGSRDPRALPTVRALLDRVRALRPGLPVRLGHIELNRPLLADTLAELQGAAVLVPLLFGRGHHVTHDLPAALAAAPHLTGRIAEPLGPHTLLAEALHGRLLEAGFPGGRSPRTAVVLAAAGSRAPRSAQDTERTAHLLSARLGGTPVVPAYASAAPTVADAVRALTARGHDRIAVAGCFTAPGRFAAQCAAAAPGPAAAPLGDHPALARLVLHRYDQALLACDQALLAGTGSDPESARAATVAV; encoded by the coding sequence ATGACGGCGCCGCTACCGCACCCCACCTCCGCGTCCTCCGCCCCCCTCGGCAAGGAAGACCTCGCCGCCGAGATCAGCGCACAGCTCAGCACCCAGCTCCGCCGGGTCCGGCTGCGCGGCTTCCACCACCCGGCACCTCCGGCCCCCACCCTCGTCGCCGTGGCACACGGCAGCCGCGACCCCCGCGCCCTGCCCACCGTCCGGGCGCTGCTCGACCGGGTCCGTGCGCTGCGCCCCGGCCTGCCCGTGCGGCTCGGGCACATCGAGCTGAACCGGCCGCTGCTCGCCGACACCCTCGCGGAACTACAGGGTGCGGCCGTCCTCGTCCCGCTGCTCTTCGGGCGGGGCCATCACGTCACCCACGACCTGCCCGCCGCGCTGGCGGCCGCACCCCATCTGACCGGCCGCATAGCCGAGCCCCTCGGGCCGCACACCCTCCTCGCGGAGGCGCTGCACGGCCGCCTCCTGGAGGCCGGGTTCCCCGGGGGCCGCTCCCCGCGCACCGCCGTGGTCCTGGCCGCCGCCGGATCCCGGGCCCCGCGCTCGGCCCAGGACACCGAGCGCACCGCCCACCTGCTCTCGGCCCGGCTCGGCGGCACCCCCGTGGTGCCCGCGTACGCGTCCGCCGCCCCCACCGTCGCCGACGCGGTCCGTGCGCTGACCGCCCGCGGCCACGACCGGATCGCCGTGGCCGGCTGCTTCACCGCCCCCGGACGCTTCGCCGCCCAGTGCGCGGCCGCCGCCCCCGGCCCCGCCGCCGCGCCTCTGGGCGACCACCCCGCACTGGCCCGTCTCGTACTGCACCGCTACGACCAGGCGCTCCTGGCGTGCGACCAGGCGCTCCTTGCGGGTACCGGATCCGACCCCGAGAGCGCCAGGGCGGCTACCGTCGCTGTATGA
- a CDS encoding adenosine deaminase, whose amino-acid sequence MASSPSSPSAATAPAPLPKAELHLHIEGTLEPELAFALAERNGVTLPYSTEDELRRAYSFDDLQSFLNLYYALMAVLRTEDDFADLTRAYLARAEEQGVRHAEIFFDPQAHTARGVPIGTVINGLARALDSAQETYGISTRLIMCFLRDESAESALATFEAARPYFDRITAVGLDSAEVGHPPSKFKDVFALAREAGLKCVAHAGEEGPPAYVWEALDVLGVDRIDHGVRSLEDERLVARLVSDQVPLTVCPLSNVRLRVIDDLADHPLPAMLDAGLLVTVNSDDPAYFGGYADDNFTAVRDALALDGETLRTLARNSFRASFLDEATRAEYLKEVDAHQA is encoded by the coding sequence GTGGCTTCCTCCCCGTCCTCCCCCTCCGCCGCAACCGCCCCCGCGCCGCTGCCCAAGGCGGAGCTGCATCTGCACATCGAGGGCACTCTGGAGCCCGAGCTGGCCTTCGCGCTCGCCGAGCGCAACGGCGTCACGCTGCCCTACTCCACCGAGGACGAGCTGCGCCGCGCCTACTCCTTCGACGATCTCCAGTCCTTCCTGAACCTCTACTACGCGCTGATGGCCGTGCTGCGCACCGAGGACGACTTCGCCGACCTCACCCGCGCCTACCTCGCCCGCGCCGAGGAGCAGGGCGTCCGGCACGCCGAGATCTTCTTCGACCCGCAGGCGCACACCGCGCGCGGCGTCCCGATCGGCACGGTCATCAACGGCCTGGCCCGCGCGCTGGACAGCGCCCAGGAGACCTACGGCATCAGCACCCGCCTGATCATGTGCTTCCTGCGTGACGAGAGCGCCGAATCCGCCCTCGCGACCTTCGAGGCGGCCCGCCCCTACTTCGACCGGATCACCGCCGTCGGCCTGGACTCGGCCGAGGTCGGGCACCCGCCGTCGAAGTTCAAGGACGTCTTCGCGCTGGCACGGGAGGCCGGTCTCAAGTGCGTGGCGCACGCGGGGGAGGAGGGGCCCCCGGCGTATGTGTGGGAGGCCCTGGACGTCCTCGGCGTGGACCGGATCGACCACGGTGTGCGGTCCCTGGAGGACGAGCGGCTGGTGGCCCGCCTGGTGTCCGACCAGGTGCCGCTCACCGTCTGCCCGCTGTCCAACGTCCGGCTGCGGGTCATCGACGACCTCGCCGACCACCCGCTGCCCGCGATGCTGGACGCCGGGCTGCTGGTGACCGTCAACTCCGATGACCCCGCCTACTTCGGCGGCTACGCGGACGACAACTTCACCGCCGTACGCGACGCCCTCGCCCTCGACGGGGAGACCCTGCGCACCCTCGCCCGCAACTCCTTCCGCGCCTCCTTCCTCGACGAGGCGACCCGCGCGGAGTACCTGAAGGAAGTGGACGCACACCAGGCGTAG
- a CDS encoding gamma-glutamylcyclotransferase family protein, producing the protein MTSEPERLPFFVYGTLRPGEANHAWALRGRTAAEEPARIGGALLFDGPGYPYATAGPADAVVHGALVRPRDTDYDEVCATLDRLEDYAPGDPENLYERVPTEAVCADGRTVRAWVYLAAAPLAARLRATGTPIEGGDWPASRAAAG; encoded by the coding sequence ATGACCAGCGAGCCCGAGCGGCTGCCGTTCTTCGTCTACGGAACGCTGCGCCCCGGCGAGGCCAACCACGCCTGGGCCCTGCGCGGCCGGACCGCGGCCGAGGAGCCGGCCCGCATCGGCGGTGCGCTGCTGTTCGACGGCCCCGGATATCCCTACGCCACCGCCGGACCCGCCGACGCGGTGGTGCACGGCGCCCTCGTCCGGCCCCGCGACACCGACTACGACGAGGTGTGCGCCACGCTGGACCGGCTGGAGGACTACGCCCCCGGCGACCCGGAGAACCTCTACGAGCGGGTGCCCACCGAGGCCGTGTGCGCGGACGGCAGGACCGTACGGGCCTGGGTCTACCTGGCGGCCGCACCCCTCGCCGCCCGGCTGCGCGCCACCGGCACCCCCATCGAGGGCGGCGACTGGCCGGCATCGAGGGCGGCGGCCGGCTGA
- a CDS encoding trypsin-like serine peptidase: MQRENTGRDGMTRAEQTRPGGRRWRRATTAVLGVAMCLATAPLVHAVEDAPREAPSANKPSPDPAATWTSRDAAAYWTADRMAAAAPAEGAAQAEPTAPEAGRDTAAPSAAPATRSAARSDATARHFGGIPSVGVLFSVDGDTKAHHCTASVVHSPHGNLILTAGHCNPGTRAAFVPQYRSGATTQPYGVWAINDTFAYPGRGTTGAAADLDFAFATVAPDEDGRPLEEITGGNTLTATPGYTNDVTVVGYPNVRHDPEDRAVRCATRTSRLTGTHELRMECGGFYGGTSGSPWLTDFDEEKGTGRVIGLIGGLNGGGPKGPDSDRISYSPYFGAKLLDLYTRASQA; this comes from the coding sequence GTGCAGCGAGAGAACACCGGCCGCGACGGCATGACGCGAGCCGAGCAGACCAGGCCCGGCGGCCGGCGGTGGCGGAGGGCCACGACGGCCGTCCTCGGCGTGGCGATGTGCCTGGCCACCGCACCCCTCGTCCACGCGGTCGAGGACGCCCCGCGCGAGGCGCCGAGCGCCAACAAGCCCAGCCCCGATCCGGCTGCCACCTGGACCAGCCGGGACGCGGCCGCCTACTGGACGGCCGACCGGATGGCGGCCGCCGCGCCGGCCGAGGGCGCCGCCCAGGCCGAACCCACCGCCCCGGAGGCCGGGCGCGATACCGCCGCCCCGTCCGCCGCGCCCGCCACCCGGTCCGCCGCCCGATCCGACGCCACCGCACGGCACTTCGGCGGCATCCCGTCCGTCGGCGTGCTGTTCTCCGTCGACGGGGACACCAAGGCCCACCACTGCACCGCCAGCGTGGTGCACAGCCCGCACGGCAATCTGATCCTCACCGCCGGGCACTGCAATCCGGGGACCAGAGCGGCATTTGTCCCGCAGTATCGTTCCGGCGCGACCACCCAGCCGTACGGGGTCTGGGCGATCAACGACACCTTCGCCTACCCCGGTCGTGGCACCACGGGCGCCGCGGCGGACCTGGACTTCGCCTTCGCCACCGTCGCCCCCGACGAGGACGGCCGTCCCCTGGAGGAGATCACCGGCGGCAACACCCTTACCGCGACGCCCGGTTACACCAATGACGTCACCGTCGTCGGCTACCCGAACGTCCGCCACGACCCCGAGGACCGGGCCGTACGCTGTGCCACCCGCACCAGCCGGCTGACCGGCACCCATGAACTCCGCATGGAATGCGGCGGGTTCTACGGCGGCACCTCCGGCAGCCCCTGGCTGACCGACTTCGACGAGGAGAAGGGGACCGGCCGGGTCATCGGGCTGATCGGCGGCCTCAACGGCGGCGGCCCCAAGGGCCCGGACAGCGACCGCATCTCCTACAGCCCGTACTTCGGGGCGAAGCTCCTCGACCTCTACACCCGCGCGTCCCAGGCGTGA
- the cutA gene encoding divalent-cation tolerance protein CutA — MADPTAPNQPPDPTGRPARFLTVMTTIDSEAKAGQLARGAIEGRLAACAQISAPVTSVYRWDNAIETGQEWQVLFKTTEARYEALETYLLETHDYDTPEIIATPVTGGGAGYLSWVAKETS; from the coding sequence GTGGCCGACCCGACTGCCCCGAACCAGCCGCCCGATCCCACCGGGCGGCCGGCCCGATTCCTGACCGTCATGACGACCATCGACAGCGAAGCCAAGGCCGGGCAACTGGCGCGTGGCGCGATCGAGGGCAGGCTCGCCGCCTGTGCGCAGATCAGTGCGCCGGTGACCTCGGTGTACCGCTGGGACAACGCGATCGAGACCGGTCAGGAGTGGCAGGTGCTGTTCAAGACGACCGAGGCGCGCTACGAGGCGCTGGAGACCTATCTCCTGGAGACGCACGACTACGACACCCCCGAGATCATCGCCACCCCGGTCACCGGCGGTGGCGCCGGCTATCTGTCCTGGGTCGCGAAGGAGACGAGCTGA